Proteins encoded in a region of the Acidobacteriota bacterium genome:
- a CDS encoding helix-turn-helix domain-containing protein — MTRRAFPAWDRYDPRFPARPGGKREGCRRAPGTPFPSRAFCERIGPDRRVDRQTRRSPPAISARKGGLVFAGSVRFGGYLRALRLARRLTLDDVERMTSGDPEPVTRSLLSRLENGKARVSLLKLLALARVYRVSVGVLADRLELAHAAERVRRAAAAAPRSELVDRARRAAEAGDLREALMLHERAMGPGPGAAVQARLSLARALLSARRPRLAKVILEELRLEELGPEDRARAVALLAAAAIGSGETLAAIGFARCLDDLPGPLPEDVELDKALVAAELATAQGDLARAGEAWMEAAGAAQRAGHPAEEIRCYVSLAALERRRGRWSEALFWARKALRTAGTSSEHRGRVAALIELGRVHASRGGTASARRAWAEARRSARELGLREELCEVYAELWRLAEREGDKASARACLRSLRHLARCVERLPAAAPELAARLGQPSRRHAG; from the coding sequence CTGACCCGCCGCGCGTTCCCCGCGTGGGATCGGTATGACCCGCGCTTCCCCGCACGCCCCGGCGGGAAGCGCGAGGGGTGTCGGCGCGCGCCGGGAACCCCCTTCCCTTCGCGCGCGTTTTGCGAGAGAATCGGCCCGGACCGGAGAGTCGACCGGCAGACGCGGCGGAGCCCTCCCGCCATCAGCGCCCGGAAGGGAGGGCTCGTGTTTGCTGGCAGCGTTCGTTTCGGCGGATACCTGAGAGCTCTGCGACTGGCACGCCGCTTGACGCTCGACGACGTCGAGCGGATGACCTCCGGTGACCCCGAGCCGGTCACGCGAAGCCTGCTATCCCGCCTGGAGAACGGCAAGGCGCGCGTGTCGCTGTTGAAGCTCCTCGCGCTCGCCCGCGTGTACCGGGTGAGCGTCGGTGTTCTCGCCGATCGGCTGGAGCTGGCCCACGCCGCCGAGCGGGTCCGCCGGGCGGCCGCGGCGGCGCCGCGAAGCGAACTGGTCGACCGGGCGCGCCGCGCGGCGGAAGCCGGGGACCTGCGCGAGGCCCTGATGCTTCACGAGCGGGCGATGGGACCGGGACCGGGTGCAGCCGTCCAGGCGCGCCTCTCGCTGGCCCGGGCCCTGCTGTCCGCCCGCCGGCCGCGCCTCGCCAAGGTGATCCTGGAGGAGCTGCGCCTGGAGGAGCTCGGCCCGGAGGATCGCGCCCGGGCGGTGGCTCTCCTCGCCGCGGCCGCGATCGGCAGCGGAGAGACTCTCGCCGCGATCGGCTTCGCCCGCTGCCTGGACGACCTCCCCGGTCCCCTGCCCGAGGACGTCGAGCTCGACAAGGCGCTGGTGGCGGCGGAACTGGCCACGGCGCAGGGAGACCTCGCCCGCGCGGGCGAGGCCTGGATGGAGGCGGCGGGAGCGGCCCAGCGTGCCGGCCACCCCGCGGAGGAAATCCGGTGCTACGTCTCGCTCGCCGCGCTGGAGCGCCGGCGCGGGCGATGGTCCGAGGCGCTGTTCTGGGCAAGGAAGGCTCTGCGCACCGCGGGGACTTCGTCCGAGCACCGCGGACGGGTCGCGGCCCTCATCGAGTTGGGGCGGGTGCACGCCAGCCGCGGGGGCACCGCCTCGGCCCGCCGGGCGTGGGCCGAGGCCCGGCGCAGTGCGCGCGAACTCGGCCTCCGGGAGGAGCTATGCGAGGTCTACGCCGAGCTGTGGCGGCTGGCCGAACGGGAAGGCGACAAGGCATCGGCGCGCGCCTGCCTGCGCTCCCTCCGGCATCTGGCCCGCTGCGTGGAGCGGCTTCCGGCCGCGGCCCCCGAGCTCGCCGCCCGCCTGGGGCA